One window of bacterium genomic DNA carries:
- the coaBC gene encoding bifunctional phosphopantothenoylcysteine decarboxylase/phosphopantothenate--cysteine ligase CoaBC yields the protein MNLAGKHIIVGVTGSIAAYKSALLVRELVKAGAEVRVVMTPSAREFITPLTLATLSGSDVVLDMFPADPAQGTWHIHLGVWADLMLIAPASANTLAKLAHGFADNALTSLALAIRCPLVVSPAMDTDMYVHTATQENIDILRTRGVGIIEPESGELASGLTGPGRLPDIPVLVEAVQASIADHKAHPEGNADLEGRTVLVTAGPTQEALDPVRYLSNYSSGKMGFAVAEAAARRGATVYLVAGPVSLPTPTGVKRIDVRSAAEMYDAVIGRKDVVDIAVLAAAVADYTVAEPAAQKIKKSSEADQGMQLELVRTRDILAALGAKGSSGVLVGFALETENEEANAERKLREKNADIIVLNNPRTEGAGFGSDTNVASLLFADGRAMEKSGLQSKRQLADLILDRARALLD from the coding sequence GTGAATCTCGCAGGGAAACATATCATCGTCGGAGTCACGGGAAGCATCGCCGCCTACAAGTCGGCACTGCTCGTTCGTGAGCTGGTGAAAGCCGGGGCCGAAGTGCGCGTTGTCATGACGCCTTCGGCCCGCGAATTCATCACGCCGCTGACGCTGGCCACGCTCAGTGGCTCGGATGTCGTTCTCGACATGTTTCCCGCCGATCCCGCACAGGGCACCTGGCACATTCATCTCGGTGTCTGGGCAGATCTCATGCTCATCGCACCGGCTTCCGCAAATACGCTCGCAAAGCTTGCCCACGGATTTGCGGACAACGCGCTCACCTCGCTCGCGCTCGCTATCCGCTGTCCTCTGGTCGTGTCTCCCGCCATGGATACCGACATGTATGTGCACACTGCAACGCAGGAAAACATCGACATTCTGCGCACACGTGGCGTGGGCATTATCGAACCGGAAAGCGGAGAACTCGCCAGTGGTCTCACCGGACCGGGACGCCTGCCGGATATTCCCGTTCTTGTGGAAGCAGTGCAGGCAAGCATTGCGGACCATAAGGCGCATCCTGAGGGAAACGCTGACCTCGAGGGACGCACGGTGCTCGTAACTGCGGGTCCCACGCAGGAAGCCCTCGACCCTGTCCGCTATCTCAGTAATTACAGCTCCGGGAAAATGGGCTTCGCCGTCGCCGAAGCCGCGGCGCGCCGTGGCGCGACCGTGTATCTCGTTGCAGGTCCCGTTTCCCTGCCGACTCCCACTGGGGTGAAACGCATCGACGTTCGCAGTGCCGCAGAGATGTACGATGCTGTCATCGGGCGTAAAGATGTGGTGGATATCGCGGTGCTCGCTGCGGCCGTGGCGGATTACACCGTGGCCGAACCTGCGGCGCAGAAGATCAAGAAGTCGTCGGAGGCGGACCAGGGCATGCAGCTCGAACTGGTGAGAACCAGGGACATCCTGGCAGCACTCGGTGCGAAGGGATCAAGCGGCGTGCTCGTTGGCTTTGCCCTCGAAACGGAAAATGAAGAAGCCAATGCGGAGCGAAAGCTCCGGGAGAAAAACGCAGACATTATTGTGCTCAACAATCCACGCACCGAGGGAGCGGGGTTTGGTTCGGACACCAATGTTGCATCTCTTCTTTTCGCCGATGGTCGTGCCATGGAAAAGAGCGGCCTGCAAAGCAAGCGGCAGCTGGCGGATCTCATTCTTGACCGGGCACGGGCCTTGCTGGACTGA
- a CDS encoding uracil-DNA glycosylase gives MICNCMKCALGETRNQFVFGVGNPQADVVLVGEAPGAEEDKKGEPFVGRAGKLLDKILEAVDFKREDVFICNILKCRPPNNRDPLATEVEQCEPYLHKQLELLQPKVMLALGRIAAQTLLRTNDSLTKLRAGTHTYHGVPLIVTYHPAALLRNPNWKRPTWEDVQKFRALYDELSGKQRGGGNGQ, from the coding sequence ATGATCTGCAACTGCATGAAATGTGCCCTCGGCGAGACGCGGAATCAGTTCGTCTTTGGTGTGGGGAATCCGCAGGCCGATGTCGTGCTGGTGGGCGAGGCGCCTGGAGCGGAAGAGGACAAAAAGGGAGAACCGTTTGTGGGACGGGCCGGGAAATTGCTGGACAAAATTCTCGAAGCGGTTGATTTCAAACGCGAAGATGTCTTCATCTGCAACATTCTCAAATGCCGTCCCCCCAACAATCGCGATCCCCTCGCCACGGAAGTCGAGCAATGCGAACCCTATCTGCACAAGCAGCTTGAACTGCTGCAGCCCAAGGTCATGCTCGCTCTGGGACGCATCGCGGCGCAAACGTTGCTGCGCACAAACGATTCACTTACAAAGCTTCGCGCAGGGACGCACACCTATCATGGCGTCCCCCTGATCGTCACGTACCATCCCGCCGCATTGCTCCGCAACCCCAACTGGAAGCGTCCCACCTGGGAGGACGTGCAGAAATTCCGCGCACTGTACGACGAGTTGTCCGGGAAGCAGAGGGGAGGCGGCAATGGCCAGTGA
- the dnaB gene encoding replicative DNA helicase yields MASDVPPPQEPQHGGFNTSSGQGDSRAFTGRKERDGSGAQKAGRVPPQAVDVEMAVLGAMLLQPEATVSNVFSLLTREAFYKEAHRTIFDCISRLFEKQEPIDLITVGEDLRRNDQLEGIGGMYYLTEMTNEVVSPAHVEHHCRIVLEKAIKRNLIEINTGIVSDCYLDSSDAFELIDQAEEKIFKLSEQHIKQSFTQVRTIVKPLLNRIWKISQEHTGVTGVPSGYDVLDEKTGGWQQTDLIILAARPSMGKTALALSMARNAAIDNGAPVGIFSLEMASEQLALRLLCAEARVNMQLVRTGRIREQDFQRLASYVGKLERANILIDDTPGISILELRAKARRMVHEHGVRLIMVDYLQLMSAPMIRESREREIASISRSLKGLAKDLNVPVIALSQLNRSVEQRTGGKPMLADLRESGSIEQDADVVMFIHRNKDQDVPPEEQGKATVIIAKQRNGEIGEVDLAWVSDYARFENLETRIPHDALPPPEEEVKF; encoded by the coding sequence ATGGCCAGTGATGTTCCTCCCCCGCAGGAGCCGCAACACGGAGGTTTCAATACATCTTCGGGACAGGGTGATTCGCGGGCCTTCACGGGGCGGAAAGAACGGGACGGCAGTGGGGCGCAGAAAGCTGGACGTGTGCCGCCACAGGCGGTCGATGTCGAGATGGCCGTGCTCGGTGCCATGCTTCTGCAGCCGGAAGCCACCGTTTCGAACGTGTTTTCACTGCTGACGCGTGAAGCGTTCTACAAGGAAGCGCATCGCACTATTTTCGACTGCATCAGCCGGCTCTTCGAAAAGCAGGAACCCATCGATTTGATTACCGTCGGTGAGGATCTGCGCCGGAATGATCAGCTCGAGGGCATCGGCGGGATGTACTATCTGACCGAGATGACCAATGAAGTCGTCTCTCCCGCACACGTCGAGCATCACTGCCGCATCGTGCTCGAAAAAGCGATCAAACGCAACCTCATCGAAATCAATACCGGCATTGTCAGTGACTGCTATCTCGACAGCAGCGACGCGTTCGAGCTGATTGATCAGGCGGAAGAGAAAATCTTCAAGCTCTCCGAACAGCATATCAAGCAGAGCTTCACGCAGGTGCGTACCATTGTCAAACCACTGCTGAACCGCATCTGGAAGATTTCACAGGAACATACAGGGGTGACGGGCGTCCCTTCGGGGTATGATGTGCTGGACGAAAAAACCGGCGGTTGGCAGCAGACGGACCTTATCATCCTCGCGGCTCGTCCTTCAATGGGAAAAACCGCTCTGGCACTGTCCATGGCGCGAAACGCTGCCATCGACAACGGTGCTCCCGTCGGCATCTTCAGCCTGGAAATGGCCAGCGAACAGCTTGCGCTTCGTCTGCTGTGTGCCGAGGCCAGGGTAAACATGCAGCTCGTGCGCACGGGACGCATCCGTGAACAGGATTTTCAGCGGCTCGCCAGCTATGTCGGGAAACTCGAGCGTGCGAATATTCTTATCGACGATACTCCCGGCATTTCCATTCTCGAGCTGCGTGCCAAAGCGCGTCGCATGGTGCATGAGCATGGTGTCCGTCTGATTATGGTCGATTATCTGCAGCTCATGTCCGCTCCCATGATCCGGGAAAGCCGCGAGCGTGAAATTGCGAGTATCAGCCGTTCACTGAAGGGACTCGCGAAGGATCTCAATGTCCCTGTCATTGCGCTCTCACAGCTCAACCGCAGTGTCGAACAGCGGACTGGAGGAAAACCCATGCTGGCCGATCTTCGTGAATCCGGTTCCATCGAGCAGGATGCCGATGTCGTCATGTTCATCCACCGCAACAAGGATCAGGATGTTCCGCCCGAAGAGCAGGGGAAGGCCACGGTCATTATCGCAAAACAGCGTAACGGTGAGATCGGCGAGGTGGACCTCGCCTGGGTCTCTGATTACGCCCGCTTCGAAAACCTTGAGACCCGCATCCCCCACGACGCACTCCCGCCGCCGGAAGAAGAAGTGAAATTCTGA
- a CDS encoding DNA-directed RNA polymerase subunit omega has translation MSLQPLDLTAIDSHAENIYEAIVVLSNRARQINEEMKIRLNQELEAFTPRGDSEEEIESNPEQTRISIEFEKLPKPTQKAVEDLMADRVSYRYKEE, from the coding sequence ATGTCACTGCAACCTCTGGACCTTACCGCCATCGATTCGCACGCGGAGAATATCTACGAAGCCATCGTCGTGCTCTCGAACCGTGCACGTCAGATCAACGAGGAGATGAAAATTCGTCTCAACCAGGAACTCGAAGCGTTCACGCCGCGTGGCGATTCTGAAGAAGAGATCGAATCGAACCCCGAGCAGACGCGTATCAGCATTGAATTCGAAAAACTGCCGAAGCCGACGCAGAAAGCAGTGGAAGATCTCATGGCTGACCGCGTTTCCTACCGTTACAAGGAAGAGTGA
- a CDS encoding YicC family protein — protein MLISMTGYGTATIVNGKTSVTAELRSVNSRFYEFSARLPKYIQTRELELKDAVRGRIKRGKVNLSVAIDKHADGELPLQVNEEAARGYVSLLKTLQETTGIKEELRLENLLKFSDIFTTEEQAELSDDEWDLVLQAVDGAAENLFAMRSQEGRELAEDLRQRIVVMDKAMDEIETLKAGRSEVEYQRLKERLGNLITDEKVDRDRLEMEIALLADKMDITEELVRFRSHTKFFLEALNADESEGRKLSFLLQEMNREANTISSKSYDAGISHIVVSVKEELERIREQIQNIE, from the coding sequence ATGCTCATCAGTATGACAGGATATGGAACGGCAACCATCGTCAATGGCAAGACCAGTGTGACGGCGGAATTGCGTTCAGTCAACAGCAGATTTTATGAATTCAGCGCCCGGCTTCCCAAGTATATCCAGACACGGGAACTGGAACTCAAGGACGCGGTGCGTGGAAGAATCAAACGCGGCAAAGTGAACCTCTCGGTCGCCATCGACAAGCATGCTGATGGGGAACTTCCATTGCAGGTAAATGAAGAAGCCGCGCGGGGCTATGTTTCGCTGCTGAAAACCCTGCAGGAAACGACCGGCATCAAGGAAGAACTGCGCCTTGAAAACCTGCTGAAGTTTTCCGACATCTTCACGACGGAGGAGCAAGCCGAGCTCAGTGATGATGAGTGGGATCTCGTGCTGCAGGCAGTGGACGGTGCAGCCGAAAACCTGTTTGCCATGCGCTCACAGGAGGGACGTGAACTTGCGGAGGATCTTCGTCAGCGTATCGTGGTCATGGACAAAGCGATGGACGAGATTGAGACGCTGAAAGCCGGCCGCAGCGAGGTGGAATATCAGCGCCTGAAAGAGCGCCTTGGCAACCTTATCACGGACGAGAAGGTGGATCGTGACCGCCTGGAAATGGAAATCGCCTTGCTGGCGGACAAGATGGATATCACCGAAGAACTGGTGCGCTTTCGCAGTCACACCAAGTTTTTCCTTGAAGCACTCAATGCGGATGAATCAGAAGGACGCAAGCTGTCATTTCTGCTTCAGGAGATGAATCGCGAAGCGAATACCATCAGCTCGAAGAGCTACGACGCCGGTATTTCACATATCGTGGTCTCCGTCAAGGAAGAACTCGAACGCATTCGCGAACAGATACAGAACATCGAGTAG
- the gmk gene encoding guanylate kinase: protein MLFVLSAPSGAGKSTIARRILREFPQLSFSTSATTRERRPKEKHGKEYFFLSRDEFERRIATDDLIEWEEIYGNLYGTLKSEVDRVLEGNGHLLFDIDVKGALSIKQRYGTQAVLIFIQPPNLDVLRERLMRRGTDSAEVVERRMQRAEWELSQSGAFDYSVVNDDLARSVPEVMGIIRRHLQDIQQ, encoded by the coding sequence ATGCTCTTTGTCCTCTCCGCTCCGAGCGGCGCTGGAAAGTCTACAATAGCGCGCCGCATTCTGCGGGAATTTCCGCAGCTTTCCTTCAGCACGTCCGCAACGACGCGGGAGCGCAGGCCGAAGGAAAAGCATGGAAAGGAGTATTTCTTTCTCTCCCGTGATGAGTTCGAACGCCGCATTGCGACAGATGATCTCATCGAATGGGAAGAGATTTACGGCAACCTCTACGGCACGCTCAAGTCGGAAGTCGACAGGGTGCTCGAGGGGAATGGACATCTGCTCTTTGACATTGACGTCAAAGGAGCACTGTCCATCAAACAGCGCTACGGTACACAGGCGGTGCTGATTTTCATACAGCCCCCAAACCTTGACGTTCTCCGTGAGCGCCTCATGCGCCGCGGAACTGACAGCGCCGAAGTGGTAGAACGGCGCATGCAGCGCGCGGAATGGGAACTCTCCCAGTCCGGCGCCTTCGATTACAGCGTTGTCAATGACGATCTTGCCCGCTCCGTACCGGAAGTCATGGGCATCATTCGTCGGCATCTTCAGGATATACAGCAATAA